The following proteins come from a genomic window of Acanthopagrus latus isolate v.2019 chromosome 5, fAcaLat1.1, whole genome shotgun sequence:
- the paqr3a gene encoding progestin and adipoQ receptor family member 3a: MRSSYYKPQNGTNCTYTKLKASGLTKADSSSSAMPQKPQKSAQTSHYIELGGYQYWPVLVPRGIRLYTYEQIPVFLRENPYITDGYRAYLPSRLCIKSLFILSNETVNIWSHLLGFLLFFCVGVYNMATVLPAVGASREDYVIYSIGLFCFQLCMLCSVGYHLFCCHRSEKTSRRWMALDYAGVSIGILGCYVPGVFYTFYCNDYWRQVYLVTVLAMILAIFFAQIHPHYLSKQWKQLRSLIFCSVAGYGLIPTIHWICLTGGFSSELVQAFVPRILGMYFIAALALIFYVSKVPERYFPGQLNYLGSSHQVWHLLLVLMFYWWHQSSGFIMAYRHSQPCPDTSQHV, encoded by the exons ctTCAGGTCTGACTAAAGCAGACTCCTCCAGCTCAGCCATGCCTCAGAAACCCCAAAAGAGCGCACAGACATCACACTACATAGAGCTGGGCGGTTATCAATATTGGCCTGTGCTGGTGCCCCGAGGTATCCGACTGTACACCTACGAACAGATCCCGGTGTTTCTGAGGGAAAACCCCTACATCACAGATGGATACAGAGCTTACCTGCCCTCCAGACTGTGCATTAAAAG CCTCTTCATCCTGTCCAATGAGACGGTGAATATCTGGAGCCATCTGTTAGGcttcctgctcttcttctgtgtcgGGGTTTACAACATGGCCACGGTGCTGCCGGCCGTGGGCGCCTCTAGAGAGGACTACGTGATCTACTCCATCGGGCTCTTCTGCTTCCAG CTGTGCATGCTGTGTTCGGTGGGTTATCACCTGTTCTGTTGCCACCGCTCGGAGAAGACCAGTCGCCGCTGGATGGCGCTGGACTATGCAGGAGTTTCCATCGGCATCCTGGGCTGCTACGTCCCCGGGGTCTTCTACACCTTCTACTGCAACGAT TACTGGCGGCAGGTGTACCTGGTGACTGTCCTGGCCATGATCCTGGCCATCTTTTTTGCTCAGATCCACCCTCATTACCTCAGCAAGCAGTGGAAGCAGCTGCGCTCGCTCATCTTCTGCTCGGTGGCCGGATACGGCCTCATCCCCACCATCCACTGGATCTGCCTCACCGGAGGCTTCTCCTCAGAGCTCGTCCAG GCTTTTGTTCCTCGAATCCTGGGGATGTATTTCATTGCTGCATTAGCTCTCATTTTCTACGTTTCAAAAGTCCCAGAACGCTACTTCCCAG gtcAGCTGAACTACCTGGGCTCCAGTCACCAGGTGTGgcacctgctgctggtgctgatgtTTTACTGGTGGCACCAGTCATCAGGCTTCATCATGGCGTACAGACACAGCCAGCCCTGCCCCGACACCTCCCAACACGTCTAG